The following are from one region of the Rhodoligotrophos defluvii genome:
- a CDS encoding L,D-transpeptidase family protein gives MRNFQSRSLPMMVAGLAAGLILAAGALLVPAVEPGAELPPLPFDAKADHVIVQKSERTMTLLRDGQPLKTYAVALGRGGLAPKQREGDNRTPEGSYRISGRNPNSAYHLSLRISYPGPQDVQRAAARGQSPGGDIMIHGIRNGLGWLGSLHRHVDWTAGCIAVTNAEIEEIWQAVPDNTPIEILP, from the coding sequence ATGAGGAATTTCCAAAGCCGGTCCTTGCCGATGATGGTGGCCGGTCTGGCAGCCGGCCTGATCCTGGCCGCCGGAGCGCTCCTTGTCCCGGCGGTTGAGCCGGGCGCCGAGTTGCCGCCGCTGCCCTTCGATGCGAAGGCCGATCACGTCATCGTCCAAAAGTCGGAGCGGACCATGACGCTGCTTCGCGATGGCCAGCCGCTGAAGACCTATGCCGTCGCGCTGGGTCGCGGGGGACTCGCTCCAAAGCAACGGGAAGGCGACAACAGAACGCCCGAAGGCTCCTATCGGATCAGCGGACGCAATCCGAACAGCGCTTATCACCTGTCGCTCCGCATCAGCTACCCCGGACCGCAAGATGTGCAACGCGCCGCCGCACGGGGTCAATCGCCAGGCGGCGACATCATGATCCATGGCATCCGGAACGGACTTGGCTGGCTCGGCAGCCTACACCGGCACGTGGATTGGACCGCCGGATGCATTGCGGTGACCAATGCGGAGATCGAGGAAATCTGGCAGGCGGTTCCTGACAACACGCCGATTGAGATCTTGCCCTGA
- a CDS encoding protein-L-isoaspartate(D-aspartate) O-methyltransferase, with product MSSFEQRRRHMVDAQLARRGVRDAHVLNAMRSVPREEFVSPGLAEFAYEDAPLPIAEGQTISQPFIVAEMIEAGEVKPGDKVLEVGAGSGYAAAVLGQIADRVYGIERHPGLVDAARERFQRLDYRNIELRVGDGSQGWAEAAPFDAILVAAGGPRVPEALKAQLAIGGRLVIPVGSERAQTLLKITRVSEDEYREEERGLVAFVPLIGEHGWSEGHGLGRGLGRGPSSGAKPGSQAHTLEEMIADAAEPLPDLDDPRFGALFDRWANCRVVLLGEASHGTSEFYCARAAITRHLVEKHGFTIVAVEADWPDAAAVDRYVRHRPGPATGELPFQRFPTWMWRNAEVAGLVEWMRAHNETVTEPEWRAGFHGLDLYNLRGSIAAVLDYLDRVDPGAARAARERYGCLTPWQRDPATYGRAVLTQGYRTCEAAVIEQCQALLRKQLEYAQQDQESFLDAAQNARLIASAERYYRIMYYGGAESWNLRDTHMFETLEHLLAAKGEGAKAVVWAHNSHIGDARFTDMGITREELNLGQLCRERFGKEAALIGFGTHSGTVAAASDWGGDMEVKRVLPSRTDSYERLCHAAGLPRFLLDLGEDKHPDLRQKLLHPRLERFIGVIYRPETELWSHYSEASLPQQFDAYVWFDETTAVTPLGPEHAKPGTPETYPFGV from the coding sequence ATGTCGAGCTTCGAACAACGGCGCCGGCATATGGTGGATGCGCAGCTGGCGCGTCGGGGTGTCCGCGACGCGCATGTGCTCAATGCCATGCGCTCAGTGCCGCGGGAAGAGTTCGTTTCGCCGGGGCTTGCCGAGTTCGCCTATGAGGATGCGCCGCTGCCGATCGCCGAAGGGCAGACGATTTCCCAACCCTTCATCGTCGCGGAGATGATCGAGGCGGGCGAAGTCAAGCCGGGCGATAAGGTGCTCGAGGTGGGGGCGGGCTCGGGCTATGCGGCCGCTGTGCTCGGGCAGATCGCCGACAGGGTCTACGGGATCGAACGCCATCCTGGCTTGGTGGATGCGGCGCGGGAACGATTCCAGCGGCTGGACTACCGCAATATCGAGCTGCGGGTTGGCGATGGCTCGCAGGGCTGGGCGGAAGCGGCGCCGTTCGATGCGATCCTGGTGGCGGCCGGCGGGCCGCGGGTGCCGGAAGCCTTGAAGGCGCAGCTGGCCATCGGTGGCCGGCTCGTCATTCCGGTGGGCAGCGAGCGCGCGCAGACGCTCCTCAAGATCACCCGGGTGAGCGAGGACGAATACCGCGAGGAGGAGCGCGGGTTGGTGGCCTTCGTGCCGCTCATCGGCGAGCATGGATGGTCGGAAGGCCACGGCCTAGGCCGCGGCCTGGGCCGCGGCCCAAGTTCCGGCGCCAAGCCCGGGTCTCAGGCGCACACGCTCGAAGAGATGATCGCCGATGCCGCCGAACCCTTGCCTGATTTGGATGATCCTCGCTTCGGCGCCCTATTCGATCGATGGGCGAACTGCCGCGTGGTGCTGCTGGGCGAGGCGAGCCACGGCACATCGGAGTTCTACTGCGCCCGCGCCGCCATCACCCGGCATCTCGTCGAGAAGCACGGGTTCACCATCGTGGCGGTGGAGGCGGACTGGCCCGATGCGGCCGCCGTGGACCGCTATGTCCGCCACCGTCCGGGCCCGGCCACCGGCGAGCTGCCGTTTCAGCGCTTCCCTACCTGGATGTGGCGCAACGCCGAGGTTGCCGGGCTGGTGGAATGGATGCGCGCGCACAACGAGACGGTGACCGAGCCCGAGTGGCGCGCCGGCTTCCACGGCCTCGACCTCTATAACCTGCGCGGCTCCATTGCCGCCGTGCTGGACTATCTCGACCGGGTGGACCCCGGGGCGGCGCGAGCCGCGCGTGAGCGCTATGGCTGCCTCACGCCCTGGCAGAGAGATCCAGCCACCTATGGCCGCGCCGTGCTCACGCAGGGGTACAGGACGTGCGAGGCTGCCGTGATCGAGCAGTGCCAGGCGCTGTTGCGAAAGCAGCTTGAATACGCGCAGCAGGACCAAGAGAGCTTCCTCGATGCGGCGCAGAACGCGCGGCTGATCGCCTCGGCCGAACGCTACTACCGCATTATGTATTACGGCGGTGCGGAAAGCTGGAACCTGCGTGACACCCATATGTTCGAGACGCTGGAGCACCTGCTCGCGGCAAAGGGCGAGGGGGCGAAGGCGGTGGTGTGGGCGCACAACTCGCATATTGGCGACGCGCGCTTCACCGACATGGGCATCACCCGCGAGGAGCTGAACCTGGGCCAGCTCTGCCGCGAGCGGTTCGGGAAAGAGGCGGCGCTCATCGGCTTCGGCACCCATTCCGGGACGGTGGCCGCGGCCAGCGATTGGGGCGGCGACATGGAGGTGAAGCGGGTGCTGCCCTCGCGCACCGATAGTTATGAGCGCCTGTGCCATGCCGCGGGCTTGCCCCGCTTCCTGCTGGACCTGGGCGAGGATAAGCACCCCGATCTGCGCCAGAAGCTGCTGCACCCGCGGCTCGAGCGCTTCATCGGCGTGATCTACCGGCCGGAGACCGAGCTGTGGAGCCATTATTCGGAAGCGAGCCTGCCGCAGCAATTCGATGCCTATGTCTGGTTCGACGAAACGACCGCAGTGACACCGCTCGGGCCAGAGCATGCCAAGCCGGGCACGCCGGAGACCTATCCGTTCGGGGTTTAG
- a CDS encoding AAC(3)-I family aminoglycoside N-acetyltransferase translates to MPSASVIVRRLKSGDVPLFRKLNILFGEAFAEPDTYGAEPPSDAYLEGLLAKEHVCVLVALIGGEVVGGLVAYELDKFERARREVYIYDLAVSEPHRRQGIATALIGHLREIAARRGAWVIYVQADYGDDPAIALYEKLGTREEVLHFDIPVETGQD, encoded by the coding sequence ATGCCGTCCGCTTCTGTCATCGTGCGGCGCCTTAAGTCAGGCGACGTGCCGCTGTTTCGCAAGCTGAACATTCTGTTCGGCGAAGCCTTCGCCGAGCCCGACACCTATGGGGCCGAACCGCCGAGCGATGCCTACCTGGAAGGCCTGCTTGCGAAAGAGCACGTCTGCGTTCTCGTGGCGCTTATAGGCGGCGAGGTGGTAGGCGGGCTCGTGGCCTACGAGCTCGACAAGTTCGAGCGGGCCCGGCGCGAGGTTTACATTTACGACCTTGCGGTGAGCGAGCCGCATCGCCGGCAGGGTATCGCCACTGCCCTGATCGGGCACTTGCGCGAGATTGCCGCCCGCCGCGGGGCCTGGGTGATCTATGTGCAGGCCGATTACGGTGACGACCCGGCCATTGCCCTTTATGAGAAGCTCGGCACCCGGGAAGAAGTGCTGCACTTCGATATCCCGGTGGAGACTGGTCAGGATTAG
- a CDS encoding YciI family protein, whose protein sequence is MPFQIFCLDDPHKPGLRSQIRARHLRYMIAHRDRILFGGPMKAEDGITSIGSAFVLDYDSRAEVDRFLAEEPYMQAGLFSAVQIHPLVVMVPEQNAGFLEEELKRELAAARSQTVQHSPRPNR, encoded by the coding sequence ATGCCGTTCCAGATCTTCTGTCTCGATGATCCGCATAAGCCCGGCTTGCGCAGCCAGATCAGGGCGCGGCACTTGCGCTACATGATCGCCCATCGCGACCGCATCCTGTTTGGCGGCCCGATGAAAGCTGAGGACGGTATCACCTCGATCGGCAGCGCCTTCGTGCTGGATTATGACAGCCGCGCGGAGGTGGACCGCTTCCTGGCGGAGGAGCCCTATATGCAAGCGGGCCTGTTCAGCGCGGTGCAGATCCATCCTCTGGTGGTCATGGTTCCGGAGCAGAATGCCGGCTTCCTCGAAGAGGAGCTCAAGCGGGAGCTTGCCGCCGCGCGATCCCAGACCGTCCAGCATAGCCCCAGGCCAAACCGCTAG